The following are encoded together in the Acidobacteriota bacterium genome:
- a CDS encoding oligopeptide transporter, OPT family — protein MAEKPFVPYVPDESTMPELTFKALFLGVVMAIVLGAANAYLGMKVGLTVAATFPAAVVAMAALRIFGGNILEENLARTTASVGESLVAGAIFTIPAFVISGAWPEFNLQDAMMIMGIGGVLGVLFVILLRRPLVVEAELPFPESVAAAEIVKAGQKGQTGAGLVFGAMGIAAVWEFIKNDAGVQLIQDKASHFVQFGRSTIDLLGRRIEYTGGMLLSTPEASPMVMGVGFIVGLRISAVLFCGAVIGWLVLVPLALFLNPDLAALGADTGYADLAVEVWFKQIRPLAVGTMIVSAFYTLYSLRESLMDGIRKVLAVFRSGDASAEVDRTERDLNLKWVLVAIGVMAIPMFLLYQYFSESTGGALVLTVVMLILGILFAAVAGYLVGLVGNSNNPISGLTLSALVISAVLMVLMGVTGIAGVAAVLGVAGVVCCAAGVAGDMMQDFKVGHILGGTPWKMQVGEIVGVVAAAIALPVLLMVLNQAYTIGSAELPAPQAGLMALMAQGIVGGEMAWPLVIVGMLLGVALILIKAPAPMLIAVGMYLPFSTTSAVFAGGVIRSILDWFLKKKDATDEQRTRAENSGILVSSGLIAGQSLMAVLLAFVVLYEQAKLGMAETEHLLPHLANSFWGGLLVYPLLLVLLVWLPLSRMGSGGNDA, from the coding sequence ATGGCGGAGAAGCCCTTCGTACCTTACGTCCCGGACGAATCGACCATGCCGGAGCTGACCTTCAAGGCCTTGTTCCTCGGTGTTGTGATGGCGATTGTGCTCGGTGCCGCCAACGCTTACCTCGGCATGAAAGTGGGATTGACGGTGGCCGCCACCTTTCCGGCGGCGGTCGTGGCGATGGCTGCGTTGCGGATCTTCGGCGGCAACATCCTCGAGGAGAACCTGGCGCGAACCACCGCGTCGGTCGGTGAATCCCTGGTGGCGGGCGCCATCTTTACGATTCCCGCCTTCGTGATCTCCGGTGCCTGGCCCGAGTTCAACCTGCAGGACGCGATGATGATCATGGGTATCGGTGGGGTGCTCGGCGTTCTCTTCGTGATCCTCCTCCGTCGTCCGTTGGTGGTTGAGGCCGAGCTTCCTTTTCCTGAAAGCGTTGCCGCTGCCGAAATCGTGAAGGCTGGGCAGAAGGGCCAGACAGGTGCAGGCCTCGTCTTCGGCGCAATGGGAATTGCCGCTGTGTGGGAGTTCATCAAGAACGACGCCGGCGTGCAGCTGATTCAAGACAAGGCATCCCACTTCGTCCAGTTCGGTCGCTCGACCATCGATCTGCTCGGACGCAGGATCGAGTACACCGGGGGCATGCTGCTGTCGACACCGGAGGCATCGCCGATGGTCATGGGCGTCGGCTTCATCGTCGGCCTCAGGATCTCGGCAGTGCTCTTCTGCGGCGCCGTCATCGGATGGCTGGTGCTGGTGCCGCTGGCTCTCTTCCTCAATCCAGATCTCGCGGCTCTCGGTGCCGACACCGGGTATGCGGACCTTGCAGTGGAGGTCTGGTTCAAACAGATCAGGCCGCTCGCAGTGGGCACGATGATCGTCTCTGCGTTCTACACCCTCTACAGTTTGCGTGAGTCGCTGATGGACGGGATCCGAAAGGTCCTGGCCGTGTTCCGCAGCGGCGATGCTTCGGCTGAAGTCGATCGTACCGAGCGGGATCTCAACCTCAAGTGGGTCCTGGTGGCAATCGGCGTGATGGCAATCCCGATGTTCCTGCTCTACCAATACTTTTCCGAGTCGACCGGCGGCGCCCTCGTGCTCACGGTCGTGATGCTGATCCTGGGAATCCTCTTCGCGGCGGTGGCCGGATACCTGGTCGGATTGGTTGGCAATTCCAACAATCCCATCTCCGGTCTGACGCTGTCCGCGCTCGTCATTTCAGCGGTGCTCATGGTGCTGATGGGCGTCACCGGGATCGCTGGGGTGGCAGCAGTTCTCGGCGTTGCAGGCGTGGTGTGTTGTGCGGCTGGCGTTGCGGGCGACATGATGCAGGACTTCAAGGTCGGCCACATTCTCGGCGGCACCCCATGGAAGATGCAGGTTGGTGAGATCGTCGGCGTGGTCGCGGCAGCCATTGCGTTGCCGGTGCTCCTGATGGTCCTCAACCAGGCGTATACCATCGGCTCCGCCGAGCTACCGGCGCCGCAGGCCGGGCTGATGGCCCTGATGGCTCAGGGCATCGTCGGCGGCGAAATGGCGTGGCCGCTGGTCATCGTCGGAATGCTCCTCGGTGTGGCCCTCATCCTCATCAAGGCTCCGGCACCGATGCTGATCGCGGTCGGGATGTACCTGCCGTTTTCGACCACCTCGGCGGTGTTCGCCGGGGGTGTCATCCGTTCCATTCTCGACTGGTTCCTGAAGAAGAAGGATGCCACCGACGAACAACGGACCCGGGCCGAAAACTCGGGAATTCTGGTTTCTTCGGGACTGATCGCCGGCCAATCCCTGATGGCCGTTTTGCTTGCGTTCGTCGTCCTCTACGAACAGGCCAAGCTTGGCATGGCGGAGACCGAACACCTGCTGCCGCACCTCGCCAACAGCTTCTGGGGCGGCCTCCTGGTGTATCCCCTGCTTCTGGTTCTGTTGGTGTGGCTGCCGTTGAGCAGAATGGGCAGCGGCGGTAACGATGCTTAG
- a CDS encoding ABC transporter permease has translation MLRHSLFLLGEFTRRDFKGRYAGSVMGFLWSFVQPLWMLALFTFVFSVVMRIPRGTLELTDSFAVFLFCGLLPWMAVQEGITRATTAITENAALVKKMSFPSALLVWAVVLAALLHEAIALALFVIVLGISGELSLSGIWILIIAVPLQVALTAGIGFFSAAINVFFRDTAQIANLLLQGWFYLTPIVYPIGLVPERYQFYLALNPLTPLADLYRQALLGGSMPPLATLTPLVIASVFALVVGTWVFRRLKPVFADEI, from the coding sequence ATGTTGCGACACTCACTCTTCCTGCTCGGCGAGTTCACCCGCCGCGATTTCAAGGGCCGTTACGCCGGCTCGGTGATGGGCTTTCTCTGGTCCTTCGTGCAGCCGTTGTGGATGCTGGCACTGTTCACATTCGTTTTTTCGGTCGTCATGCGAATCCCGCGAGGAACTCTGGAGCTGACCGACAGCTTTGCGGTCTTTCTCTTCTGCGGCCTGCTGCCCTGGATGGCGGTGCAGGAAGGCATCACTCGCGCTACGACGGCGATCACCGAAAACGCGGCACTGGTCAAGAAGATGTCGTTCCCGTCGGCGCTCCTGGTGTGGGCGGTCGTTCTGGCCGCGCTGTTGCATGAGGCGATTGCGCTCGCTCTCTTCGTGATTGTGCTTGGAATTTCTGGAGAGCTTTCGCTTTCGGGAATCTGGATCCTCATCATCGCAGTTCCGCTGCAGGTCGCGCTAACGGCGGGCATCGGTTTTTTCTCGGCCGCCATCAACGTTTTCTTCCGGGACACGGCGCAGATTGCGAATCTGTTGCTGCAAGGCTGGTTCTACCTGACGCCGATCGTCTACCCGATCGGACTGGTCCCCGAGCGGTACCAGTTCTACCTGGCCCTCAATCCGCTCACACCGCTGGCCGACCTGTACCGCCAGGCCCTGCTCGGCGGCTCGATGCCGCCACTGGCGACGCTGACACCACTGGTCATCGCCTCGGTTTTTGCCCTGGTGGTCGGCACCTGGGTGTTTCGCCGGCTCAAACCGGTGTTCGCGGACGAGATCTGA
- a CDS encoding PqqD family protein — protein MLRPGRKARVTRAIDLLELAPVRCAVWLEREDGRVIIDRPRPPIDGLNGIFRRVSWMMAPRRIRLDEIGSFAWRRLDGTTKMRTLALAMRDAFPDSCDQLEERLGAYIRSMRRLQLISFPELDAPTS, from the coding sequence ATGCTTAGACCTGGGCGAAAGGCCAGGGTCACGCGGGCAATCGATCTGCTCGAGCTGGCGCCGGTCCGGTGCGCTGTCTGGCTCGAGCGTGAGGACGGCCGGGTGATCATCGACCGTCCCCGACCGCCGATCGATGGACTCAACGGTATCTTCCGCCGGGTCAGCTGGATGATGGCCCCGCGGCGAATCAGGCTCGACGAGATTGGCAGCTTCGCCTGGAGGCGGCTCGACGGCACGACCAAAATGAGGACCCTTGCTTTGGCGATGCGCGACGCCTTCCCGGACAGCTGCGATCAGCTCGAGGAACGACTCGGGGCGTATATTCGGTCCATGCGCCGGCTCCAGCTGATTTCTTTTCCGGAGCTGGACGCGCCAACCTCCTGA
- a CDS encoding ATP-binding cassette domain-containing protein — translation MSRPIVSARDLTKTYKVYARPVDRLIEGMTRQTRHAPFQALRGIDFEVDRGEGLGIIGENGAGKSTLLKILAGITAPTSGSCHLGGSVASILELGSAFHGELTGRQNIALNAAMFGLDRQQVIEHTPGIIEFSELGQFVDQPIKTYSTGMVMRLGFAIAIQVSPDVLIIDEALSVGDGYFQKKCMVHLKSYVEGGGTLLICSHAMYYISAFCRRALWLNGGRIEALGPTQDVVPRYEAFLDAKSSRAEEGREVVEATPESPARITDVRLSTGAEYRQGDPLELEIDWQTEDPSLEFHVCVGLNRPDEVEVASFLSHRDGVEPWTGSTRHSVRLEIPELPLVKGTFKLYIFLLAEDGLHIYDTRIIEDAFAVSYDEYPFGICKIRHSWGPRDER, via the coding sequence GTGAGCAGACCGATCGTCTCTGCCCGCGACCTCACGAAGACCTACAAGGTCTACGCCCGGCCAGTGGATCGATTGATCGAAGGCATGACCCGCCAGACCCGGCACGCACCGTTCCAGGCACTTCGGGGTATTGACTTTGAGGTCGACCGGGGCGAAGGCCTCGGCATCATCGGCGAGAACGGTGCCGGCAAGAGCACGCTGCTCAAGATACTCGCCGGCATCACGGCGCCGACCTCCGGATCGTGCCACCTTGGAGGGTCGGTGGCATCGATTCTCGAGCTCGGATCCGCCTTTCACGGAGAGCTTACCGGACGGCAGAACATCGCTCTCAACGCGGCCATGTTCGGCCTCGACCGTCAACAGGTCATCGAGCACACTCCGGGAATCATCGAGTTTTCCGAGCTCGGCCAATTCGTCGACCAGCCCATCAAGACCTACTCCACCGGCATGGTGATGCGCCTCGGGTTCGCGATCGCCATCCAGGTGAGTCCGGACGTTTTGATTATCGACGAGGCGCTGTCGGTGGGCGACGGCTACTTCCAGAAGAAATGCATGGTCCATCTCAAGAGCTATGTCGAGGGCGGCGGCACGCTCCTGATCTGCTCGCACGCGATGTACTACATTTCCGCCTTCTGCCGACGGGCTCTGTGGCTCAATGGGGGGCGGATCGAGGCCCTTGGACCGACTCAGGACGTCGTTCCCCGTTACGAAGCGTTCCTGGATGCCAAAAGCAGTCGAGCCGAGGAGGGCAGAGAGGTCGTCGAAGCGACTCCTGAATCGCCGGCGCGAATCACCGATGTCCGACTCTCGACCGGAGCCGAGTATCGACAGGGGGATCCATTGGAACTCGAGATCGACTGGCAGACCGAGGATCCGAGTCTGGAATTCCACGTCTGTGTCGGTCTCAACCGACCGGACGAAGTGGAGGTGGCCTCGTTTCTCTCGCACCGGGACGGTGTCGAACCCTGGACCGGAAGCACACGACACTCGGTGCGGCTCGAAATTCCAGAGCTGCCGCTTGTCAAGGGCACCTTCAAGCTCTATATCTTCCTGCTCGCAGAGGACGGGCTTCACATATATGACACCCGCATCATCGAGGACGCCTTCGCGGTATCCTATGACGAATACCCCTTCGGAATATGCAAAATACGGCATAGCTGGGGCCCCAGGGATGAGCGATGA
- a CDS encoding glycosyltransferase yields the protein MDVSLVIVCHRSSRVLPGCVGSFRREAATAGVETEIIAVEHSEDPAELDRVRAAGVDRVLELPNRGYAAGLNAGARAATGEMLLLANPDISFFEGSLAALLDALGLGYDVVGPQFVWDEDGEVLLPAAEDPAPHAELVRAVRRRSPRAWLAGLPLSLDREWRLWTADGARDVACLRGALLAVTRETLDRFGPFDEGYFLYYEETEWLWRARRRGARLALVGTSRVQHRWGHATGQNNGEVGQEERSRRRFVERNYSPVWRRVLGSGGRHHRSPLKPIRLVQGGSPPEIENDLWLASPNPHLMPALGVVRSPSLPPDFVDFCRAWRWVVATASRPGGRWKIDRAWTWKPS from the coding sequence ATGGACGTCTCGCTCGTCATTGTCTGCCATCGGTCATCCCGTGTGCTTCCGGGGTGTGTCGGAAGCTTTCGGCGCGAGGCAGCGACGGCCGGCGTCGAGACGGAAATCATTGCGGTGGAGCACTCAGAGGATCCGGCCGAGCTCGACCGGGTCCGGGCTGCCGGGGTTGATCGTGTGCTCGAGCTGCCGAATCGTGGTTATGCCGCCGGATTGAACGCGGGCGCCCGGGCAGCCACGGGAGAAATGTTGCTGCTGGCCAACCCGGACATCAGCTTCTTCGAGGGAAGTCTTGCCGCCCTCCTCGACGCTCTCGGCTTGGGCTACGACGTCGTTGGTCCGCAATTCGTCTGGGACGAGGACGGTGAGGTCCTGTTGCCGGCGGCTGAAGACCCGGCGCCTCACGCCGAGCTCGTGCGCGCCGTCCGACGGCGCTCGCCGCGAGCGTGGTTGGCCGGTCTGCCGCTTTCACTCGACCGGGAGTGGCGGCTGTGGACGGCTGATGGTGCACGAGACGTCGCCTGCCTGCGCGGCGCACTGCTTGCGGTCACCCGGGAGACGCTCGACCGTTTCGGACCATTCGATGAGGGTTATTTTCTTTACTACGAGGAGACGGAGTGGTTGTGGAGGGCACGTCGCCGCGGTGCGCGGCTGGCACTGGTCGGCACCTCCAGGGTCCAACATCGTTGGGGCCACGCCACCGGGCAAAACAATGGAGAAGTCGGACAGGAGGAACGCTCGCGCCGGCGTTTCGTGGAGCGAAACTACAGCCCCGTGTGGCGGCGAGTTCTGGGGTCCGGCGGCCGTCACCACCGGAGTCCGTTGAAGCCCATTCGGCTCGTCCAGGGCGGCTCACCCCCCGAAATCGAGAACGACCTCTGGCTGGCCTCGCCGAACCCCCACCTGATGCCTGCTCTCGGGGTCGTCAGATCACCGTCGCTGCCGCCAGATTTCGTCGATTTCTGTCGGGCCTGGCGCTGGGTGGTCGCTACAGCGTCGCGCCCCGGAGGACGGTGGAAGATCGACCGCGCGTGGACGTGGAAACCTTCATGA
- a CDS encoding radical SAM protein, producing MTGDQKYGDRWRASPFIHVASGGLYNPHTGRGIPAEDPRYAGLRQFALSGELIADLDPTQKQLANEGWLVPENEDLSRAYRIRWVSLEAHSVCNQRCFFCPVSVAPREQYFMPTELYERIIAEIADLDQPIEVVAMIQYNEPTLDRRFVSQVKTIKDAGLPPAVLSNGSGLTPDKVDALVEIGGLSYFSVNLSTLDPERYARDRGRNHLERVLANLDYAKDKRIADEMVIVVLGVDEEQHARDFKEITERFAGSNFVVQDFEANDRAGYLDVGLAAEGRDLMVRGCDYMGSRPIEHVHITAAANIVLCCQDYEESWVLGNLKNQSLREILDGEAFARARRQVYGIEAPPEDFICDNCRYALRR from the coding sequence ATGACCGGTGATCAAAAGTATGGCGATCGGTGGAGGGCGAGTCCCTTCATCCACGTGGCGAGCGGCGGTTTGTACAACCCTCACACCGGACGCGGCATCCCCGCCGAGGACCCGCGGTACGCCGGGCTGCGCCAATTCGCATTGAGCGGTGAGCTCATCGCAGACCTCGATCCGACTCAGAAACAACTGGCCAATGAGGGATGGTTGGTGCCGGAGAACGAGGATCTCTCTCGTGCCTACCGTATTCGCTGGGTCTCGCTGGAGGCCCACTCCGTCTGCAACCAACGCTGCTTTTTCTGCCCGGTGTCGGTGGCGCCTCGCGAACAATATTTCATGCCCACAGAACTCTACGAGCGGATCATCGCTGAGATCGCCGACCTCGACCAACCGATCGAGGTCGTGGCAATGATCCAATACAACGAGCCGACACTCGATCGTCGATTCGTGAGCCAGGTAAAGACCATCAAGGATGCCGGGCTACCGCCAGCCGTACTTTCGAATGGATCGGGGCTGACGCCCGACAAGGTCGATGCACTGGTCGAAATCGGCGGTTTGTCGTACTTCTCGGTCAACCTGTCGACCCTGGATCCGGAGCGTTACGCCAGGGACCGGGGCCGCAATCACCTCGAACGGGTGCTTGCGAATCTGGACTATGCCAAGGATAAGAGGATCGCGGACGAGATGGTCATTGTAGTTCTCGGAGTCGATGAAGAGCAGCACGCCCGGGACTTCAAGGAAATCACAGAACGATTCGCGGGCTCGAACTTCGTCGTTCAAGATTTCGAGGCAAACGATCGTGCGGGATACCTCGACGTCGGACTCGCGGCAGAGGGACGCGACCTGATGGTTCGCGGATGTGATTACATGGGCTCGCGGCCGATCGAACATGTCCATATTACGGCAGCGGCGAACATCGTCCTCTGTTGCCAGGACTACGAGGAGAGCTGGGTCCTCGGTAACCTGAAGAATCAGAGCCTGCGCGAAATCCTCGACGGCGAAGCATTCGCCCGGGCGCGTCGCCAGGTGTACGGGATTGAAGCCCCACCTGAGGACTTCATCTGCGACAACTGCAGGTACGCTCTTCGGCGTTGA
- a CDS encoding GNAT family N-acetyltransferase, with amino-acid sequence MKPVVRLYRDGDEQAINDGFNRAFGKQRSVQEWAWKYRAGDPPYPIVAAWDGQQLAAHNGGVAADYQVYGQQTLAIQGADTFSLAAAERNPEWRGAWQQVMERFAELAADEFGASLLYGFTGGRAISHMVARAQWDSVSPRRIPLLTRHRRPAGRSAASRLFSARLVGEHYSIVDRLWARASNRYPVSVVRDGNHVRRRLTGHPTVRYHRFIVRPRWSSAPAAFVAFRADGGVIRWVELVWDGRPGSLELVDLLSRGLAEQTGAEREELWLDGDPEAARWLEVFGFESRPDPSGVVRVVKFLSEDLKAESFAPGGVYTTMADADLV; translated from the coding sequence ATGAAGCCGGTGGTCCGCCTTTACCGCGATGGTGACGAGCAGGCCATCAATGACGGATTCAACCGAGCGTTCGGCAAGCAAAGGAGCGTCCAGGAGTGGGCGTGGAAGTACCGGGCAGGCGATCCCCCGTACCCGATCGTGGCTGCGTGGGACGGTCAACAGTTGGCCGCCCACAACGGTGGCGTTGCTGCTGATTACCAGGTCTATGGCCAGCAAACTCTGGCGATCCAGGGTGCCGATACCTTCTCTCTGGCAGCCGCCGAGCGGAACCCCGAGTGGCGTGGAGCGTGGCAGCAGGTGATGGAACGGTTCGCTGAGTTAGCCGCCGACGAATTCGGTGCGTCACTGCTCTACGGATTCACCGGGGGGCGTGCCATCAGTCACATGGTTGCCCGGGCGCAATGGGATTCGGTGTCGCCTCGGAGGATCCCGCTGCTCACCCGGCATCGCCGCCCGGCCGGCAGGTCGGCGGCCTCGAGGCTCTTCAGCGCGCGGCTCGTCGGGGAGCACTACTCGATCGTCGACAGGCTGTGGGCGCGTGCGAGCAACCGCTACCCGGTGTCGGTGGTGCGCGACGGCAATCACGTGAGGCGACGTCTCACGGGGCATCCGACGGTGCGCTACCATCGGTTCATTGTGCGGCCCCGATGGTCGTCCGCCCCGGCCGCATTCGTTGCCTTTCGAGCCGACGGAGGCGTCATTCGATGGGTCGAGCTGGTGTGGGACGGCCGGCCGGGGTCCCTCGAGCTGGTCGACCTTCTTTCTCGCGGGCTTGCGGAGCAGACCGGCGCCGAACGCGAAGAACTGTGGCTGGACGGAGATCCGGAAGCGGCGCGGTGGCTCGAGGTATTCGGATTCGAGAGCAGGCCAGACCCGAGTGGAGTCGTGCGAGTCGTGAAGTTTTTGAGCGAAGACCTCAAGGCGGAATCCTTCGCTCCAGGAGGGGTGTACACCACGATGGCGGACGCGGATCTGGTGTGA
- a CDS encoding class I SAM-dependent methyltransferase, with protein sequence MKTSSRIVLAIDWSPEFREAPEFRWLQGWVRAQAEQVWDEVETVDDLFSLGAEAPLLIVGERSLVGRRTLGAMRQAIEAGVTAVVPHRLAESGLPDLHRIRTLRGIERAEEAALSRARNLEAAKAPYPAMLVSQPVVSRLDHPSPASILSGDDLPVEPVVAGLCHEFIDYYGEVRDDILPLLGKDCRDVLEVGCGRGSTGAFIQEQIGCRVTGIELNPVVARAAAERLHRVIVGDVLRIDPGENFDVVVACELFEHLTEGEVFFERLRRWIRPGGRAVLSVPNVGHHSIVEDLLAGRWDYLPVGLLCSTHYRFFTRRTLEDMLHAAGLHDFEIIPQSTEPPEWLDGLPDSVEIDAESLSTHGFYLVIHIS encoded by the coding sequence ATGAAAACGAGTTCTCGTATCGTGCTGGCCATCGACTGGAGCCCCGAATTCAGGGAAGCGCCCGAGTTTCGATGGCTCCAGGGGTGGGTGAGAGCACAGGCCGAACAGGTCTGGGACGAAGTCGAGACGGTCGATGATCTGTTTTCGCTCGGTGCGGAAGCCCCACTTCTGATCGTCGGTGAGCGTAGCCTGGTAGGTCGACGAACGCTGGGGGCGATGCGTCAGGCTATCGAGGCCGGGGTTACTGCCGTCGTTCCGCATCGACTCGCGGAGTCCGGTCTGCCGGATCTCCACCGGATCAGAACCCTTAGAGGAATCGAAAGAGCGGAAGAAGCCGCTCTTTCGCGCGCCCGGAATCTGGAGGCTGCAAAAGCGCCGTACCCGGCGATGCTCGTCTCGCAGCCAGTCGTTTCCCGGTTGGATCACCCGTCACCGGCGTCGATACTGAGTGGCGATGATCTTCCGGTTGAACCTGTGGTGGCGGGGCTCTGCCACGAGTTCATCGATTACTACGGCGAGGTTCGAGATGACATACTGCCGCTCCTGGGCAAAGATTGCCGTGACGTCCTCGAGGTGGGCTGTGGGCGGGGTTCCACGGGTGCATTCATCCAAGAACAGATCGGTTGCAGAGTCACAGGAATCGAGCTCAATCCAGTGGTGGCTCGAGCTGCCGCGGAACGCCTACACCGAGTGATTGTCGGCGATGTGCTCAGAATTGATCCGGGAGAAAATTTTGACGTGGTCGTGGCCTGCGAGCTTTTCGAGCACCTGACTGAAGGCGAAGTCTTCTTCGAACGCCTTCGGCGGTGGATTCGACCGGGCGGGCGTGCCGTTCTGTCGGTGCCGAACGTTGGCCACCATTCGATTGTCGAGGACCTGCTTGCCGGGCGCTGGGACTATTTGCCGGTCGGTCTTCTGTGTTCGACTCACTACCGGTTCTTCACGCGTCGTACCCTCGAGGACATGCTCCACGCTGCGGGGCTGCACGATTTTGAGATCATCCCACAATCAACCGAACCGCCCGAATGGCTGGACGGGCTGCCGGATAGCGTCGAGATCGACGCCGAGAGCCTGTCGACGCACGGTTTCTACCTCGTGATTCACATTTCGTGA
- a CDS encoding glycosyltransferase, with the protein MTTPLSVAYLLEDTVLFGGVKVILNQANLLAERGHRVAVISLGPAPDWMTINADFQQVGDFDQLGTVHADVTVATYWTTIAPAMKIARGEVAHYCQGFEATYTHNTADHPAIIDAYHHPIPAFVVSPHLGQLLEEMFDRPSRLVLQPLESFWRVASKSKRQPAAIPRILVVGPWEGDWKGVATALDAFGHMRRAGRDLRLVRLSQYPITDEEHSRLLADEYHHHLAPEEAASLVAGCDLLLAPSWEQEGFGLPVLEAFASGIPVVASDISCFQSFASEAATLVPAHAAEAFANAGSAILDDPALWQRRRIAGLQVAARYSPQRAVESAEEALRWVATGAWRNE; encoded by the coding sequence ATGACGACGCCTCTATCCGTGGCTTACCTCCTCGAAGACACCGTGCTCTTCGGAGGCGTCAAGGTCATCCTCAACCAGGCCAACCTGTTGGCCGAACGCGGACATCGAGTCGCGGTGATATCGCTCGGACCGGCGCCGGATTGGATGACGATCAATGCCGATTTCCAGCAGGTCGGAGATTTCGACCAACTCGGAACGGTTCACGCCGACGTCACTGTAGCCACCTACTGGACCACAATCGCTCCAGCGATGAAGATCGCGAGAGGAGAGGTCGCTCACTACTGTCAAGGTTTCGAGGCCACGTACACTCACAACACCGCTGACCACCCGGCGATCATCGACGCCTACCACCATCCGATTCCCGCGTTCGTGGTCTCGCCCCACCTCGGCCAGCTGCTCGAGGAAATGTTCGACCGGCCCTCACGCCTCGTTCTGCAGCCACTGGAATCTTTCTGGAGGGTCGCCTCGAAGTCCAAACGACAGCCTGCCGCCATTCCACGGATTCTTGTCGTCGGACCCTGGGAGGGGGACTGGAAGGGTGTGGCGACCGCGCTCGACGCCTTCGGCCACATGCGCCGAGCCGGGCGGGATCTCCGCCTGGTCCGCCTCTCTCAGTACCCGATTACCGACGAGGAACATTCGCGCCTGCTCGCGGACGAATATCACCACCACCTCGCGCCCGAAGAAGCCGCTTCATTGGTCGCCGGATGTGATCTGTTGCTTGCCCCATCGTGGGAACAGGAGGGATTCGGCCTTCCGGTTCTCGAAGCGTTCGCCTCGGGCATTCCGGTCGTAGCCTCCGATATCTCTTGTTTCCAATCTTTTGCTTCGGAGGCAGCAACGCTCGTACCGGCTCACGCAGCCGAAGCGTTCGCGAATGCCGGCTCGGCGATTCTCGACGATCCGGCGCTATGGCAGCGCCGCAGAATCGCGGGATTGCAGGTGGCGGCACGGTACTCTCCGCAGCGGGCCGTCGAGTCCGCGGAGGAAGCGCTTCGATGGGTTGCCACCGGAGCGTGGCGGAACGAATAA